One genomic window of Amphiura filiformis chromosome 3, Afil_fr2py, whole genome shotgun sequence includes the following:
- the LOC140147797 gene encoding uncharacterized protein gives MKIKLQSHHVLLTVTTYILVLLVDLSSEDHVPDRYNWVLPDACATVGKVFRYQIPRLESESNAIQYQVTEAGSNKLPSWLQFNSSTHTLQGVPLVQDEGYMYISITAHSKTELPHKSITDVFSIDVRLQNMHLDYWSTSLTLKAKPVENAKQDADFRQRTKCRPDQALYTASLVFNIKTETMKGSERVSLVENFADFASKNLDDLRLSARRSATVSRLMDSDVLAAGPGNVNSTNMYSNGVNRGVELTWPLACGGFPKLTDFVRVISHNIEVGTISNVTGYSVVGWYVTREQPLIRRQKINVDRIKRQAPGNMATPILTPTVTSTIPTAYVSTSTLRATSSQQVPARTSMITFTITPSTISSFAPVVATSSEFPFPLSSSVPVFSPLPSPIATESMHLSTSFSSSDFARMSSSYTFPTTSSLLFPTSGIQGRTSTEIPATSYTMSSHDIQASSLQLSSQRPFTTVSPSSTQAITSVSSFTSVATSYISSTSFPSRMPSISFSRLDTIDIASTSIPSASLSISPSMTYTSIGPLSTSLLPSPSLPSILPSSVSPTKISVQSSMLPTASSLSSFAQSTPMMSTSDTSTIVMVTPSVSGITSALDSSVVISPTLVTDTQVLPLPSLVTTHISTPSSSSPVISSTSMQSTERLTPSPASTKSISSLTPSLPETQSMFTDISPFSSKIAIPQSALVRSSQTAGLPTSSVHISSMLLSTKLTTSYVPILSSAEQSLAASHTASVSQIFLSSTLHDSTLLPITASSLPLTSALATASMPALTVSGLPTSIHMTTSSMLSSTMQIASLSYIPILSTSEHSLTTSLLPVTSSAVPTKSMPASLGTVTPSVSVLPSSIHISSMLESSKLITSSSYVPILSSSEQSLSATFLPVISSALPTASLPASISPTMLLETSAISTKSMAESSMLRTSTSTSEFITPTMSMPSVHISSMLSSTMLISSSSYAPILSSSEASSTATFSPVISALPTASLPASIIPTVLPVTSAIFTRTSAESSMLLTSSSTSESLVLRTSDALTSAIPTVLPVISAIFTRTPAESSMLLTSSSTSESLVLRTSDALTSSIPTMLPVTSAIFTRTPAESSMLLTSSSTSESPVLRTSTALTSSIPTMLPVTSAIFTRTPAESSMLLTSSSTSDSSVLRTSAALTSSTAQSLATSAFLTASMPASSATKPIVTTASFASTGAVSLQPSVASSLLHTLLSSATLSSTPVTSTHSLPMLSVTQSLPSSSSAYYSPSSLLTPSIPMLDSSVVMGSGSLFPSSTSSYGKPSLTTSVPVVSSTPLTTHIMYTSSHTAIPITSDSYTFHTSSVAVSPSSTLSPSSTLSPSSTLTQSPPSTLTLSPPFTTSALSPTSFASLTPTSSFAATELNPSQLLTTTPVSPSLPFASTSIHSSSTTTYLTSPHPATTAVTPSLPLTLITSDLLPSPPSTTTSVPPSPPFTNTVLSPSSILTGLSSSLPFTITSLPQSPSLSTTHLTSTYSTTTDLHLSSSFSTMALPLSSPVITTSLTPSSLSTSTGPTSSLLLTIASLTPSSPFTTTVLPPSPPSATTSPSVSTVLTPSPFLTSLTPSPPFTTTVLPPSLTATTSPVSTILTPSPFLTSLTPSTPFTTPVLPSSPSSATTSPSVSTVLTPSPFLTSLTPSSPFTTAVLPPSPSSATTSPSVSTVLTPSPFLTSLTPSSPLTTAVLPPSPTFATTSSPSFSTVLTPSPFLTSVIPSPPFTTAVLPPSPTFTTTSPSISTSLMPSGSPVLSTSPTFSTTYITLSSPSVSTALTSSPFLTTSSVVPSLHLTTTAQSTVPALSPSLHPSNFVTSDQPSPSLSLTPSLTLPTTKLSSTSFTIIVPTSSIPAIYSSPSQTLPSFASTSFTPSTHLLTQTSIPTQSSILTSLTTQPATHVTESVIASSQASSKTGGRSSSSTMNVSPVLSATTVIPESSMVQISGKVTLGFSKFCNTTAYHVPFSFITTSADIKFTSIYRKYKAYSESSIVITPTPSISMVKPSASVTPSLTRIPVMSSSSVRPSMIITSSSSSDTLTPTPTDSSAQSVIFPTPTSSTPVVSPTPTLTPTPSLVYSSKAGPVISTRDVISSSPSDSSPSVTMVTSKLRSTPTQSVRSTLLPSPSSVQPSLSTIISTPVPPSTVLVSSSSATPISSSTPVLSTTSSILSSVGVSPSPSPVRPSSSVMMSSSVMPVITTPEPVNQPPILLNPVDLVNANLGQFLHRPIPADTFYDPEDGYTPNLSLSLQDKKHVPVASDSWLQLDTGNQVLYGVPLNSTATNYDLEYYLAASDSEGLITYDAIVVVIIPPTETYNHVISVEVDNSYPDFIGDGNNIVKLGTKIANFYGDANTSVLYVDSLTEGSVIMGYSNMSLDINVCDLALINALFDRIGYPNGTGKLDFVSFMMPEFPVLFVTKMVQGACVDVPMTTPANVTAVPVADEVNLVVIIVVPALIIVLILMLIICIACCWYRRKRRGEVFLLREEKPTYAKNRKPIFLNDELVGLEPHKPSRPVVLPDDISPFMATPKAATPLDKRRPQPPMYQLPDYAKPSYTNPFFDLHNPDELDYPHSKPDVLLVDMSLPNTRLPPPQYTPEPMFAQPPRSRMQPSPAMYSPPAVEIHRPPPRYTLPPPYDDEEAGFFPTSHV, from the exons ATGAAGATCAAACTCCAAAGTCATCATGTGCTACTGACAGTGACAACCTATATTTTGGTTTTATTAGTTGATTTATCATCTGAAGACCATGTGCCAGACAGGTACAACTGGGTACTCCCAGATGCCTGCGCTACAGTGGGGAAGGTCTTCCGATACCAAATACCCAGATTGGAATCTGAAAGTAATGCAATCCAGTACCAG GTAACAGAAGCAGGATCAAACAAGCTCCCTTCATGGCTACAATTTAATTCCTCAACTCACACATTACAAGGAGTACCATTGGTTCAAGATGAAGGCTATATGTATATCAGTATCACAGCTCATTCCAAAACAGAACTGCCTCATAAAAGCATCACCGATGTCTTCTCCATCGATGTCAGGTTACAAAATATGCACCTAGACTACTGGTCTACCTCGCTTACTCTGAAAGCAAAGCCTGTAGAAAATGCTAAACAAGATGCCGACTTTCGGCAAAGAACTAAATGTAGACCAGATCAAGCTCTTTACACTGCTTCTCTTGTTTTCAACATTAAAACAGAAACTATGAAAGGAAGTGAACGTGTAAGCTTAGTTGAAAATTTTGCAGATTTTGCTTCCAAAAATTTGGATGATCTACGGCTGTCTGCTCGTCGTAGCGCTACAGTAAGCCGTCTGATGGATTCAGACGTACTTGCAGCTGGACCAGGAAATGTGAACAGTACTAATATGTATAGCAATGGAGTAAATCGAGGTGTTGAGCTAACATGGCCCCTTGCGTGCGGTGGATTTCCAAAACTGACTGATTTCGTCCGAGTGATATCGCACAATATCGAAGTAGGAACTATATCAAATGTAACTGGATATAGCGTGGTTGGCTGGTATGTGACAAGGGAACAACCGCTGATAAGACGCCAAAAGATCAACGTTGACCGTATAAAACGACAAGCACCCGGCAACATGGCTACTCCGATTTTGACTCCTACAGTTACAAGTACAATACCCACAGCCTATGTATCAACTTCAACCCTCCGTGCTACTTCTAGCCAACAAGTACCAGCAAGAACTAGTATGATAACTTTTACTATCACACCGAGTACAATATCAAGTTTTGCACCGGTGGTGGCTACAAGTTCGGAATTTCCTTTCCCTCTCTCTTCAAGTGTACCGGTTTTCTCTCCTCTGCCAAGTCCAATTGCAACTGAATCAATGCACCTCAGCACCTCCTTTTCAAGCTCGGACTTTGCACGCATGTCGTCATCTTACACTTTTCCGACCACATCAAGCTTGCTCTTTCCAACCTCTGGAATCCAAGGGAGGACATCTACTGAAATACCAGCTACAAGCTATACTATGTCTTCACATGACATTCAAGCGTCTTCTTTACAATTGAGCTCACAAAGACCGTTTACAACAGTTTCACCAAGTAGCACGCAAGCCATTACCTCAGTATCTTCATTTACAAGTGTGGCAACTTCTTATATTTCAAGCACATCTTTTCCTAGTCGAATGCCATCCATATCTTTTTCAAGATTAGACACGATAGACATTGCATCTACCAGTATACCATCAGCATCACTATCAATTTCGCCATCAATGACATACACATCTATCGGTCCACTCTCAACATCACTTTTGCCATCGCCAAGTTTGCCATCCATTCTGCCTAGCTCAGTGTCCCCTACTAAAATATCTGTACAATCAAGCATGCTTCCTACAGCAAGCTCTTTGTCATCCTTTGCACAAAGTACACCAATGATGTCCACTTCCGACACATCTACCATTGTCATGGTAACACCATCAGTGTCTGGTATAACCTCAGCATTGGATAGTTCTGTTGTTATTTCACCAACATTAGTGACTGATACACAAGTTCTGCCTTTACCGTCTTTGGTAACAACACACATAAGTACACCTAGTTCAAGTTCACCAGTAATATCATCAACCAGCATGCAGAGCACTGAAAGGCTTACACCAAGTCCAGCAAGCACAAAAAGCATATCATCCCTCACTCCCAGTTTGCCAGAGACACAAAGTATGTTTACAGATATATCACCATTTTCAAGTAAAATTGCTATCCCTCAAAGCGCATTAGTAAGATCAAGTCAAACAGCTGGCTTGCCAACTAGTTCAGTGCACATATCTAGCATGCTTTTAAGCACTAAGCTGACCACTAGTTATGTTCCAATATTATCAAGTGCTGAACAAAGTTTAGCTGCTTCTCACACTGCAAGTGTGAGCCAAATATTTTTATCAAGCACGTTGCATGACTCTACTTTGTTGCCAATAACTGCATCCTCATTGCCACTCACATCTGCTTTAGCAACTGCATCAATGCCTGCTTTAACGGTATCGGGGTTACCAACTTCAATTCACATGACTACCAGTAGCATGTTGTCAAGCACTATGCAAATTGCTAGTTTAAGTTACATTCCAATATTGTCAACCTCTGAACATAGTTTAACTACAAGTTTATTGCCAGTCACATCTTCTGCTGTACCAACTAAGTCAATGCCCGCATCTTTAGGAACCGTTACTCCATCGGTATCAGTGCTACCTAGTTCAATCCATATATCTAGCATGTTAGAAAGCAGTAAGCTAATCACAAGCTCAAGTTATGTGCCAATATTGTCAAGTTCAGAACAAAGTTTAAGCGCAACTTTTTTGCCGGTCATATCTTCCGCTTTACCAACTGCATCGTTGCCTGCATCCATTAGCCCAACAATGCTGCTTGAAACTTCTGCAATATCTACCAAGTCTATGGCAGAGTCCTCAATGCTTCGCACTAGCACTTCAACATCAGAATTCATTACCCCAACGATGTCAATGCCTTCAGTGCACATATCGAGCATGTTGTCAAGTACTATGCTAATTTCTAGCTCAAGTTATGCtccaatattatcaagttctgaaGCAAGTTCAACTGCAACCTTCTCACCAGTCATATCTGCTTTACCAACTGCATCATTGCCTGCTTCCATTATCCCAACAGTGCTACCTGTAACTTCTGCAATATTTACCAGGACTTCTGCAGAATCCTCAATGCTACTCACTAGCTCTTCAACATCAGAATCCTTGGTGCTCAGAACATCTGATGCCTTAACTAGCGCAATCCCAACAGTGCTACCTGTAATTTCTGCAATATTTACCAGGACTCCTGCAGAATCCTCAATGCTACTCACTAGCTCTTCAACATCAGAATCCTTGGTGCTCAGAACATCTGATGCCTTAACTAGCTCAATCCCAACAATGCTACCTGTAACTTCTGCAATATTTACCAGGACTCCTGCAGAATCCTCAATGCTACTCACTAGCTCTTCAACATCAGAATCCCCGGTGCTCAGAACTTCTACTGCCTTAACTAGCTCAATCCCAACAATGCTACCTGTAACTTCTGCAATATTTACCAGGACTCCTGCAGAATCCTCAATGCTACTCACTAGCTCTTCAACATCAGATTCCTCGGTGCTCAGAACTTCTGCTGCCTTAACTAGTTCAACAGCACAGTCGCTTGCAACTTCTGCATTTCTGACTGCTTCTATGCCTGCATCTAGTGCTACTAAGCCTATTGTGACAACAGCTTCCTTTGCTTCCACAGGTGCAGTAAGCTTACAGCCATCTGTAGCATCATCATTGTTGCATACCTTGCTCAGCTCTGCTACTCTGTCAAGTACCCCAGTGACCAGTACTCATTCCCTACCAATGTTATCAGTAACCCAGTCTCTCCCATCCTCATCATCAGCTTACTATTCTCCATCATCACTACTAACTCCCAGCATACCAATGCTAGATTCGTCAGTGGTTATGGGATCAGGATCTTTGTTTCCTTCATCAACAAGTTCATATGGTAAGCCATCATTAACTACTTCAGTACCAGTTGTTTCATCAACCCCTCTGACAACCCATATAATGTACACATCATCACACACTGCTATTCCAATAACTTCTGATAGCTATACCTTCCATACCTCTTCTGTAGCTGTATCACCATCCTCTACTCTGTCACCATCCTCTACTCTGTCACCATCCTCTACTCTAACTCAGTCACCACCCTCCACTCTAACTCTGTCACCACCATTTACAACTTCAGCTCTGTCTCCGACATCCTTTGCCTCTCTAACCCCAACATCATCCTTCGCTGCTACAGAGCTAAATCCATCACAGCTTTTAACAACCACACCTGTATCACCATCATTGCCTTTTGCTTCCACAAGTATACACTCATCCTCTACCACCACATATTTGACATCACCACACCCTGCTACCACAGCTGTAACACCATCATTGCCCTTAACATTAATAACTTCAGATTTGCTACCATCACCACCCTCTACTACTACATCTGTGCCACCATCACCACCCTTTACTAATACAGTTCTGTCCCCATCATCAATCTTAACAGGTCTGTCTTCATCTTTGCCATTTACTATCACATCTCTACCCCAGTCACCATCCTTATCTACCACACATTTAACATCCACTTACTCTACTACCACAGATCTTCATTTATCCTCATCCTTTTCTACCATGGCCCTACCTTTATCATCTCCTGTGATTACAACATCTTTAACCCCATCATCCCTCTCTACCTCTACAGGTCCAACCTCATCACTACTCTTAACCATTGCAAGCCTAACTCCATCATCACCTTTTACTACCACAGTTCTTCCCCCATCACCCCCCTCGGCTACCACATCACCTTCAGTTTCCACAGTCCTAACTCCATCACCATTCTTAACAAGTCTAACCCCATCACCACCTTTTACTACCACAGTTCTACCCCCATCACTGACTGCTACCACATCACCTGTTTCCACAATCCTTACTCCATCACCATTCTTAACAAGTCTAACCCCATCAACACCTTTTACTACCCCAGTTCTACCCTCATCACCCTCCTCGGCTACCACATCACCTTCAGTTTCCACAGTCCTAACTCCATCACCATTCTTGACTAGTCTAACTCCATCATCACCTTTTACTACCGCAGTTCTTCCCCCATCACCCTCCTCGGCTACCACATCACCTTCAGTTTCCACAGTCCTAACTCCATCACCATTCTTGACTAGTCTAACTCCATCATCACCTTTAACTACCGCAGTTCTACCTCCATCACCGACCTTTGCTACCACATCATCGCCTTCATTTTCCACAGTTCTAACTCCATCACCATTCTTAACAAGTGTAATCCCATCACCACCTTTTACTACCGCAGTTCTACCTCCATCACCGACCTTTACTACCACATCACCTTCTATTTCCACAAGTCTAATGCCCTCTGGCTCCCCAGTTCTATCCACATCACCCACCTTTTCTACCACATATATTACCCTGTCATCACCTTCTGTGTCCACAGCTCTAACCTCATCACCATTCTTAACTACTTCATCTGTAGTACCATCACTACATCTTACTACCACTGCTCAATCCACAGTACCAGCCCTTTCCCCATCTCTGCATCCATCAAATTTTGTTACCTCTGACCAACCATCTCCATCCCTATCTCTAACCCCATCATTAACCTTGCCTACCACAAAACTATCCTCAACATCATTTACTATCATAGTCCCAACTTCATCTATCCCAGCTATTTACTCATCTCCTAGCCAAACTTTACCTTCCTTTGCTTCCACCTCTTTCACCCCATCAACCCATCTTTTAACCCAAACATCAATCCCTACCCAAAGTAGCATATTAACATCACTGACAACGCAACCTGCAACACATGTGACAGAGTCTGTAATAGCTAGTAGTCAGGCTAGTAGCAAAACAGGGGGTAGAAGTAGTAGCAGCACAATGAATGTCAGCCCTGTGTTGTCTGCTACCACTGTGATTCCTGAGTCTTCGATGGTTCAAATTTCAGGTAAGGTGACATTAGG ATTTTCCAAGTTCTGCAACACCACTGCCTACCACGTTCCCTTCAGCTTCATCACCACCAGTGCAGATATCAAGTTCACAAGTATTTACCGAAAGTACAAGGCCTATTCAGAGAGCTCCATTGTGATAACGCCAACACCTTCCATCTCAATGGTGAAACCATCTGCAAGTGTGACACCATCCTTAACTCGGATACCAGTGATGTCTTCATCATCAGTGAGACCCAGTATGATCATCACCTCTTCATCATCTTCTGATACACTGACCCCAACTCCAACAGACTCTAGTGCACAATCTGTGATTTTTCCAACTCCCACAAGTAGCACGCCTGTTGTCAGTCCAACTCCAACTCTAACTCCGACACCAAGTCTTGTATATTCCAGCAAAGCAGGACCAGTCATATCTACTAGGGATGTAATATCATCATCTCCATCTGATAGTAGTCCatctgttaccatggtaaccagcAAGTTGAGGTCAACACCAACTCAATCTGTCCGAAGTACCTTGCTACCTTCTCCTTCTTCAGTCCAACCATCATTGTCTACTATAATAAGTACCCCAGTGCCACCATCTACTGTTTTGGTGTCATCCTCTTCAGCCACACCAATATCTTCATCAACACCGGTGTTAAGTACAACTTCCAGCATTCTGTCATCAGTGGGTGTGTCCCCGTCACCATCTCCAGTGCGTCCGTCCAGTAGTGTCATGATGTCTAGCAGTGTAATGCCTGTTATTACAACTCCAG AACCAGTGAACCAGCCACCAATATTGCTTAATCCAGTAGATCTCGTCAACGCCAATCTTGGACAATTTTTGCATCGGCCTATTCCAGCAGATACTTTTTATGACCCAGAGGATGGGTACACACCAAATCTATCCCTCTCTCTACAAGACAAAAAGCATGTACCTGTTGCATCGGATTCCTGGCTGCAACTGGATACCGGTAACCAGGTGTTGTATGGAGTGCCGCTCAATTCCACAGCAACCAATTACGACTTGGAATACTATCTAGCCGCTTCCGATTCCGAAGGTCTGATAACGTACGATGCTATAGTTGTCGTGATTATTCCACCTACTGAAACATACAATCATGTGATTTCAGTCGAAGTTGACAATTCCTATCCAGATTTCATCGGTGATGGTAACAATATCGTGAAGTTAGGCACCAAGATAGCTAACTTCTACGGCGATGCAAATACAAGTGTGCTGTATGTTGACTCCTTAAccgaaggatcggtaataatggGATATTCTAATATGAGCTTAGATATCAATGTATGCGATCTGGCGTTAATAAATGCGCTGTTTGATAGGATTGGGTATCCAAACGGCACAGGTAAACTTGACTTTGTGTCTTTTATGATGCCTGAGTTTCCGGTGCTATTTGTGACTAAGATGGTACAAGGTGCTTGTGTTGATGTACCTATGACAACACCAGCAAATGTCACTGCAGTTCCTGTTGCTGATGAAGTCAATCTTGTGGTCATCATAGTGGTTCCAGCTCTTATCATCGTTTtgatattaatgttaatcatatgCATAGCTTGTTGCTGGTACAGACGCAAGCGACGAGGAGAGGTGTTCCTCCTACGTGAAGAAAAACCCACCTACGCGAAAAATCGCAAACCTATCTTTTTGAACGATGAGCTTGTTGGGCTTGAGCCTCACAAACCAAGTCGTCCAGTAGTGTTGCCAGATGATATTTCTCCGTTTATGGCAACACCAAAAGCAGCAACTCCATTGGATAAAAGGAGACCACAGCCTCCTATGTATCAATTGCCGGACTACGCAAAGCCAAGCTATACGAACCCATTTTTTGATCTACATAATCCAGATGAACTTGACTACCCACATTCCAAGCCGGATGTTTTACTTGTAGATATGTCTTTGCCTAACACAAGGTTACCACCGCCGCAGTATACACCAGAACCAATGTTTGCGCAACCTCCGCGATCGCGCATGCAACCGAGTCCGGCCATGTATAGCCCACCCGCGGTTGAGATTCATAGGCCGCCGCCTCGTTACACATTGCCCCCGCCGTATGATGACGAAGAAGCAGGTTTCTTTCCTACATCGCATGTTTAA